From the genome of Ziziphus jujuba cultivar Dongzao chromosome 4, ASM3175591v1:
acaaggaaaaaaatctaatagggaattcttgacggtattacattcctttatgaattactattaatttctctctctctctctctctctctctctctctctctctctttctctcattctttcccaaaaaatacccaaaaaaaataatcataaagtatttctctcattttttctctaattaatttctctctctctctctctctctctctctctctctctttctctctttctcttatcttcaattctatatatatatctatacccaaaaaaaaaacattttttataaaaattttaaaaaaaaaaaattaaaaaacgacgtgtcgtctgggtgtcgttcatcccagacgacatgtcgttcaatccatcttcaacccttgtctgggtcgacccgaacccgcctaaaccagcaccgacccgattcttgatccggttatttcttccacctccggccatcgatcaaggccaaaccggtcccatttttttcctctcttcatttcctactaatgcccaatatcaatctatcctaaatcttcaaaaaataaacccgcctaaaccagtaccgacccgattcttcaccgggttatttcttccacctccggccaccgatcaaggccaaaccggtcccatttttttcctctcttcatttcctactaatgcccaatatcaatctatcctaaatcttcaaaaaataaacccgcctaaaccagtaccgacccgattcttcaccgggttatttcttccacctccggccaccgatcaaggccaaaccggtcccatttttttcctctcttcatttcctactaatgcccaatatcaatctatcctaaatcttcaaaaaatataaacacaaaaattataaataaaaacccactccacggcaacgaaagaaataaacataaagccaaatccacacaaaaacaacccacaccggtcccacggcaacaaataaagaaaaagattcaaccAATTACCTTATTCCCTGTGCTGAGATGAGATTCTAATGTTTGGCTTTTCCACGACAGCTTCGGTTtggttgtttgtatttgtgtgttcgtgtataaagccgtttgtttgctttttttgtatttttgtatttgtatgaaagtataaagacgtttagaaaaggaatagttgatttttgtttggttttaaaaataagaggatatgtaagtaattgttttttgtttgaaggttataagggatattaagggatagatcaaaaaagaaatgaattgagagggcaaaattcatgaagctcggtcctatgggggtattgggccaaattccccttttttttagGGGAGAAAGTGAATTTAGATTAGGTTGGACCAGGCCATATACCAAATTTAAGTCTGAACTTCGAGCTGGGCTTCTGACTGGGGTGCCAATCTTGGATTTCTAGTTTAAAACTTAcaccaaatttgaaatttagattttttttttatttacattcttaaaatttgatttaaaaatatttttcattcaaatatatttataataaaaaataaaaataatagctttatatattggtaaaaaatattttaataaataacatatattaacatattattgatgaatatatttatataacttaaatataatataaaaaaatgaactattaaatatttaagtgattaaaaaaataaattaattaaatattaacatttgttaaacaaatttaataaatagtttattttttctgaattatcacaaattaattttatttatactatGGAATGCTAAAAGGGTGGCAATATTAATCGAAGTAATAAGCACATTGTACGTCAGCTGGATCCCTAATTTGTAAAACAGAACAAatgtaaaactttaaaaaaaaaacgaacAAGCACCGGAGAATTGTCAGAATCCCACTGGGGATTGGTGGTCATCCCAGCAGATTTCCGGGCAGGGTGGCTGCTCTTTCTtcctttattgatttatttattttttcaattggatGTTTTAATAATTTAGATGGTTATAGGACtatatagccaaaaaaaaaaaaaaaaaactcatcataatatttgatttgtatttatataatttagtcAATGACAAAGCTGTTTGGTTGGTGAGAACATTCAGAGACAACAGAGAGAAAAGAAGgaggaaggaaaagaagaaagaaaatgatttttttgcaTTAATTGTTTTTCAGCTTTCTACGAAAGCTAATAACAGTTCATGTATTTATAGGATCTAACAACTCACGCATGCTTTCTCTTTAAAGCAACAGTTGTAACAAACCAAACAAGTGACTGAGCTAGCTGTTATAACAAACAAAACATGTGGCTCTCTTAAGCCTTCTTTGACTCTCATAAGTTGACGTAGAGAGTATATAACAATCCTCTAACAGTCAAGGAATTGAATTACCAATCCATTTGGAGCACAAACCCTAGTTAACATTGATTACTAATGATAATTTTGAGATCTAAATTCAGAGTCGGGTAATTAGATTTCCTCTtcccaattaataatttaaaaaaacaaactgaattaccaaaaataataataataataataataataataatccctgTCCAGTAGGACCACGAAGAACATTGCTTCATTTGCAAAGCTCAATGCTATATGGCTGTCCAATTCTAATGGATTTGAAGGAGATACGAATAGCATTACTCAAGTAGGCGTAGAAAttcattacccaaaaaagaaaaagaaaaaaaaaaaaaaaaagaaggtaggCGTAGAAACAACGTGCTACATTTTAAGTTTTAGGTATATTATACAAATATCCATAGCAACAACCTGCTATATTTTAAGTTTTaggcatattatatatatatatatatatatcctatcttcttcttttttatttactaagaattatatatatataaaattgccAAAGaaaacgagaaaaaaaaaacaaaaaagaaaaaagaaaaaaaagtgctaTTAAATCTGTCTGGTGGTGCTATTAAATCTGTCTGGTGGTGCCATTAATTgaagtaacatttttttaaaacaaaaaaatgaaattgcttAATTGATATGGAGCGTGCTACACAATACACACCTTTAAGGCAGGAGATGGAGTGGGGCTATTACCATTAATTTCTCAGGACAGATACAACTAGTAGAAGCAAACTAGCACTAGCGGTACATAAATATACAGCAATCATCTATTGACGACGTCGGGCAGCTTATGCCTTTAGCGATTCTAGAGATATATATACCACTATCAATATCAGAGTACGAAACCACAAGAATTGAACTATGGGTTCCATAGAAGTAGCAAACCATAAGCCTCATGCTTTGTGCATTCCTTATCCAGTTCAAAGCCACATCAAGGCCATGCTTAAACTCGCAAAGCTCCTCCACCATAAAGGTTTTCATATAACCTTTGTTAACACCGAGTTCAACCATAATCGTTTCCTCAAATCTCTTGGTCCAAACTCGCTCGATGGCCTCCCAGACTTCAAGTTCGAAACCATTTCCGATGGCCTCCCTCCTTCCGACGCAGACACAACGCAAGACATCCCTTCTCTTTGCTATTCAATTAGAAAAAACTTAATGCTGCCTCCATTTCGTCGACTCGTTATGAAACTCAATGACACCGGTGCAGGTAATAGTAATGATAGTCCTCCGGTGACTTGCATATTTTCTGACTGGGCCATGTTTTTCACCGTGGTTGCCGCTGAAGAGCTTGGTATTCCTGTCGTTATGTTGATTACTTTGGCTGCTTGTGCTTTCATGGGGCTCTGTCAGTATCCAGCTTTGGAGCAAAAAGGACTTGTCCCTCTGAAAGGTATTGGAAATATTGAATTAAGTTGGGTGATGTCATGCACTAGAATAAaatttttgctatatatatatataatttttatctcTAATGATCGTCATCACCGCCCAGGTTATGCtgattatatgtttatattgaaTGGTGCAGATCACGAGTGCTTAACAAATGGGTTTCTGGACACTGTTATAAATTGGATTCCAGGAATGATGGATATTCGACTAAAAGATCTTCCAACCTTTTTACGAACTACAGATCCCAACGACATCATGTTTAACTTCGTAAAAGAAGCAAGCGAGAAAGTTCATAAAGCTTCAGCAGTTATCATACACACTTTTGATGCACTGGAACAAGATGTTTTGAAAGCTCTCTCAGCTGCTACTCCTAATGTCTGTACAATTGGCCCTTTTCAACTTCTTCTCAATCAATTACCAGAACAGTACATTTCCAAGCATTTTGGATACAGTCTTTGGAAGGAAGACACTAAGTGCCTCCAATGGCTGGATACAAAGGCAACAAAGTCAGTAGTGTATGTGAATTTTGGGAGCATAACAGTTATGTCACAGCAACAACTAGTTGAGTTCGGTATGGGACTTGCAAATAGCAAGCAACCCTTTTTGTGGATAATTAGGCCTGATTTGGTTGTAGGCAAGTCAGCTGTTCTGCCACCTGAATTTGAAGACCAAGTTAAAGAAATAGGTCAAATAGCAAGTTGGTGTCCACAAGAACAAGTCCTCGGTCATCCATCAATTGGAGGGTTTTTAACACACTGTGGGTGGAATTCAATCCTGGAGAGTTTATCTGCTGGAGTGCCTATGCTTTGTTGGCCATTCTTCGCCGACCAGCAAACGAATTGCCGATATATTTGCGAAGAATGGGAGGTGGGAATGGAGATTGATAATGATGTGAAGAGAGATGAAGTAGAAAAGCTTGTGAGAGAGTTAATGGCGGGAGAGAAGGGTAAGAAAATGCAAAGCAAAGCTATGGAGTGGAAGAGACAGGCTGAAGAAGCTACTGGTCCACTAGGTTCTTCTTCCAAAAACTTTGATAGTTTGGTAAACAATATGGTTTTGAGAAAACAGTAAATggaacaagaaaaatattgctTTTTGTTGTGTgttgaaatttaatttggatGTTTTTAATTATTCGCTAATCAATGGTAGTGTCTTGAACGTTTGTGAAATTCTACTTCTTTGAGTGGTGTTTGTCTTAGATAATTGAATTAATGCAAAGAGCgcgcaaatttttttttttttttttttttttttggtttttgatccAACTACCATGATCTTCCCATTATGAATCTGGAGTTAAAGGCTTTACCTGGAAGCATCAATTACAATAATTCTAGATCTACTCACTAAATTGTTTGACACGCAGTCATATTATTTGACACatctaaaatttgataaataaatttgatagctCTATCTAGTATTGCGAGGTGGGTATAGTGTTTCAAACTCATGATGTCATGTACTTGGATATAATTAAGTCAACCCCACTTGATATCATTGCTTAGTTAATTgtttaatctatttttattaaatttttcaaGTTAGCTATCattttaatcttaaaatttaATTGGACCAACCTATTTGTCAATGAAAAATCATACAAAATTATATCACTAATGATTAATTGAACTAGTTAGTTTTTAAATATTCTGACttaagagaaaattaaattttcatatttaaaaaaattaacaattatgTTTGCTAACAAAAGAATCTTTGacattacaaaattgaaatatgACAATGAGATTAGCCTAGTGATATGCTTGTTACATCCATTCTTCTGAAGTTAATTGTGAGTTCaagtataaataacaatttttatgtGTTAACTTTTAAATGTATTGCTACATCTcatctatattttatatttaaattcaaataacaattgaTTTAATTATCAATGCATCCGATACAATATATAAAGTCATATAAAGTcagtaatgatttttttttctttttatttttatcaataaagatagtattgagtttgaatttatgaataaaaataatataaattttaaaaatttaatatagaaacTTTTAGACAAATCAAACTATAAGGAttatagtttttgttttattaatcaaatcaaacttaGTATCTAGTCCAACGGTTCTCCAATGAAGATGGAATATTACATTATATCAATTCAATGATCATCAAGTTATGtagcaaattttaatttaaaatatttaattgtattattttttaatattaaaacactGTATTGATAATATGAAGTTAATTGTTAATAGTGCATGTTACATAGCAGTACGTATACAAGAGTGGAGTAGAAAATAAAGGGGAAAATTTGACCAACTTCTCAAGAGTAGTTAtaagaaatgatttttaattagttgctatttttttatggtaaataattattttagtgtCTTTTTAGTGGCCATTGAACGTACCAAACTTATAAATCTTTGACAAgatctttgttattttgttatggCTGCTGTAGGAAATGAATGATTAGCAACCCTtaaaaacaacatatttttttacagctaaccatatatatatatatatatatacaca
Proteins encoded in this window:
- the LOC107406887 gene encoding 7-deoxyloganetin glucosyltransferase, which encodes MGSIEVANHKPHALCIPYPVQSHIKAMLKLAKLLHHKGFHITFVNTEFNHNRFLKSLGPNSLDGLPDFKFETISDGLPPSDADTTQDIPSLCYSIRKNLMLPPFRRLVMKLNDTGAGNSNDSPPVTCIFSDWAMFFTVVAAEELGIPVVMLITLAACAFMGLCQYPALEQKGLVPLKDHECLTNGFLDTVINWIPGMMDIRLKDLPTFLRTTDPNDIMFNFVKEASEKVHKASAVIIHTFDALEQDVLKALSAATPNVCTIGPFQLLLNQLPEQYISKHFGYSLWKEDTKCLQWLDTKATKSVVYVNFGSITVMSQQQLVEFGMGLANSKQPFLWIIRPDLVVGKSAVLPPEFEDQVKEIGQIASWCPQEQVLGHPSIGGFLTHCGWNSILESLSAGVPMLCWPFFADQQTNCRYICEEWEVGMEIDNDVKRDEVEKLVRELMAGEKGKKMQSKAMEWKRQAEEATGPLGSSSKNFDSLVNNMVLRKQ